In the genome of Girardinichthys multiradiatus isolate DD_20200921_A chromosome 7, DD_fGirMul_XY1, whole genome shotgun sequence, one region contains:
- the gpm6bb gene encoding glycoprotein M6Bb — MGCFECCIKCLGGVPYASLVATILCFSGVALFCGCGHVALTGTVSILETYFSKVTTDHAMLTDIIQLMQYIIYGIASFFFLYGIILLAEGFYTTSAVKELHSEFKTTICGRCISGMFVFLTYILGVAWLGVFGFSAVPVFLFYNMWSTCNAMKSPMANLTNIDSICVDVRQYGIIPWNATPGKACGSTLGNLCASNEFYLSYHLYIVACAGAGATVIALIHYLMILSANWAYLKDASQMHAYQDIKMKEERELQDITSRSKECLNSYT; from the exons GTTGCTTTGAGTGCTGCATCAAATGTTTAGGTGGAGTGCCGTATGCGTCACTTGTTGCTACGATCCTCTGCTTCTCTGGTGTtgccctgttttgtggatgtggCCATGTGGCTCTCACTGGCACTGTGAGCATCCTGGAAACCTACTTCTCCAAGGTCACAACCGATCATGCCATGCTCACTGATAT AATACAGCTGATGCAGTACATCATCTATGGCATCGCTTCGTTTTTCTTCCTGTATGGAATCATCCTGCTTGCCGAGGGCTTTTACACAACCAGCGCCGTCAAGGAGCTGCACAGCGAGTTCAAGACCACCATCTGTGGACGCTGCATCAGTGGAATG TTTGTGTTCCTCACGTACATCCTGGGTGTAGCCTGGCTCGGTGTATTTGGATTCTCAGCTGTACCCGTCTTCCTCTTCTACAACATGTGGTCCACCTGTAACGCCATGAAGTCTCCGATGGCCAACCTCACAAACATCGACTCCATCTGTGTGGATGTTCGTCAGTACG GAATTATCCCATGGAACGCCACACCAGGAAAGGCTTGCGGATCTACTCTTGGTAACCTCTGTGCCAGCAATGAG tTCTACCTATCTTACCACCTGTACATCGTGGCGTGCGCTGGTGCTGGTGCCACTGTGATCGCTTTG ATCCACTACCTTATGATTCTCTCAGCAAACTGGGCCTACCTTAAGGATGCCAGTCAAATGCATGCCTACCAAGACATCAAAATGAAGGAAGAGCGGGAGCTGCAGGACATCACCTCGCGCTCTAAGGAATGCCTCAATTCCTACACATAA
- the ofd1 gene encoding oral-facial-digital syndrome 1 protein homolog isoform X3 encodes MSSSKEDTLSPEELRKRLYQTFKNIGVLDTLKVQLRNQLIQELKYPHSKGHNPAPRPLQGTSETFLLSACNSMVADHLRSSGYEYTLSVFCPESGLSKDKILKKEDLLQLNKENSDKGLLFSLLTDLTHHSTHDLRHDVDTQTTNSTNYGESIVDKMKMIDKQYESFSLGEAKMFPLQSKLTAYKQEIDAQKEAEMNTKLKHFKEVEIAKMRMEEKSKFIKEFETLKQELERTYETKAKALMEREKNAIERLQRQQEIEEKNVYMQRQSLLKEIETLRSRENELRMRMEAFEKSCQIHTEKVRATEELLRRRDLAVKMIEDTYDQKLKNELARCQLELKEEFLTRTEKLTENENRHKVETVRIQKESDLIDARLQEHNRTCAELKRLRVELETAQQQISLLTQQKELLKERLESTSDYPGLKREKAELLGQLQLLKKQLQESQEENQRLRAEMIKPSKEELALQTELRRLQNAQTLDKEEFENQKQVLQTQLQSEVERCAELKAQLAECETRSVWMTKHLEELKMQLRQTQQALENEVLRNPKPSLVDRSVLELITDKLVPPNIYVDTSVLRPRVSYHDVCEAGGPSQGHKSPWRDSPNSDVELVAEAKARIQELQKEAESLEEAYREYQQRAVHSTISHRPFSPPYSSHYPSFPSRKKDCQPSHDYLTHRPKTLLKQLTPQCVQSPSLVSHDTGNIMPPLEVRDQPQAPFVSDHSQNGLSKPVLLRDGQSPDESSVSSKQLSSRGRLQKENAEAVSPTAFSQPPPPDTRLFHASVVTVTTTGDFSPELSPPHSPQHRSTARGHFSPPEVQPVFSSSETSPQPEKINLEDLMGELQGFPDYEQSCHEPGHIPELLLDTAVPLSEEAPERSTTTPQPQDLPEDPTHLHSQPEVQETSGESVKEQEEEEEQRWERERKEKQEQRQRELEEAKERERQELECLEKEMLLEEVVQPEKEEETDIKKGEDNEHSREELQVENPLEKYMKMVLEAREKQHEQMPVIEEGGQMSPDVKSLFEEKDESIAAYSLKDEEDEFW; translated from the exons ATTCTCAAGAAAGAAGACCTTCTTCAG ctaaataaagaaaacagtgaTAAAG GGCTCCTGTTCAGCCTTTTAACCGACCTGACACACCATTCAACACACGACCTCCGTCATGACGTAGATACTCAGACAACCAACTCGACAAATTACGGAGAGTCCATTG ttgacaaaatgaaaatgattgACAAGCAATACGAGAGCTTCAGTTTAGGTGAAGCCAAAATGTTCCCACTCCAGTCAAAGCTGACTGCATATAAACAAGAGATTGATGCGCAGAAGGAAGCAGAAATGAACACAAAG CTGAAACATTTCAAAGAAGTTGAAATTGCAAAGATGAGGATGGAGGAAAAATCCAAGTTTATTAAGGAATTTGAAACGCTGAAGCAAGAACTGGAGAGGACTTATGAAACGAAGGCGAAGGCGCTGATGGAGCGAGAGAAAAATGCCATCGAGAGGTTGCAAAGACAGCAAGAG attgaagaaaaaaatgtctaCATGCAGAGACAATCCCTGCTGAAAGAAATCGAAACACTGCGCAGCAGAGAAAACGAGCTAAGGATGAGGATGGAGGCTTTTGAaaa GTCTTGTCAAATTCACACAGAGAAGGTGAGGGCTACTGAAGAGTTGTTGAGGAGAAGAGATCTGGCTGTAAAGATGATTGAGGACACATACGACCAGAAGTTGAAAAATGAGCTCGCCAG GTGCCAGCTTGAGCTGAAGGAGGAATTTCTTACAAGAACAGAGAAACTCACAGAAAATGAGAACAGACACAAAG tAGAAACAGTTCGAATCCAAAAGGAGTCGGATTTGATTGATGCCAGGCTACAGGAGCACAACAGAACATGCGCAGAGCTGAAGCGACTGCGG GTTGAGCTAGAGACCGCACAGCAGCAGATATCTCTGCTGACTCAACAGAAGGAGCTATTAAAGGAACGACTCGAGAGCACAAGCGACTATCCCGGCTTGAAAAGGGAGAAAGCAGAGCTGCTGggacagctgcagctgctgaagaAACAGCTGCAGGAATCACAAGAAGAGAACCAGCGGCTCCGTGCAG AAATGATCAAACCATCTAAAGAAGAACTGGCCTTGCAGACGGAGCTTCGCCGACTGCAGAACGCTCAAACACTAGACAAGGAGGAGTTTGAAAACCAGAAACAGGTTCTGCAAACGCAGCTTCAGAGTGAG GTGGAACGATGCGCCGAGCTTAAAGCTCAACTGGCAGAGTGTGAGACGAGGTCAGTGTGGATGACGAAACATCTTGAGGAGTTAAAGATGCAGCTCCGCCAAACACAGCAAG CGCTGGAAAATGAAGTGCTGCGTAACCCCAAGCCCTCTCTTGTTGATCGCTCTGTTCTGGAGCTCATCACTGACAAGCTGGTTCCACCCAACATCTATGTGGACACATCTGTGCTAAGGCCCAGGGTGAGTTACCATGATGTTTGTGAAGCAGGTGGGCCGTCGCAAGGACACAAGTCTCCTTGGAGGGATTCTCCAAACTCTGACGTGGAGCTTGTGGCAGAAGCCAAGGCTCGAATCCAGGAGCTGCAGAAGGAGGCCGAAAGCTTAGAGGAAGCTTACAGGGAATACCAGCAGAGGGCAGTGCACTCCACCATCTCACACAGGCCTTTCTCCCCACCCTATTCTTCACATTACCCCAGCTTCCCTTCGAGGAAAAAAGACTGTCAGCCTTCACACGACTATTTAACCCACAGGCCAAAGACTTTACTCAAACAGCTCACTCCTCAATGTGTCCAATCCCCCTCTTTGGTATCCCACGACACCGGAAACATCATGCCACCTTTAGAAGTCCGTGATCAGCCCCAGGCCCCATTTGTCTCTGACCACAGTCAGAATGGTTTGTCTAAACCTGTACTTCTAAGAGATGGACAAAGTCCTGATGAAAGCTCTGTTTCATCCAAACAATTGTCTTCCAGAGGGCGACTTCAGAAGGAGAATGCAGAAG CTGTGTCTCCAACGGCGTTCTCCCAGCCGCCGCCACCCGACACACGGCTCTTTCATGCCTCTGTCGTCACTGTCACAACCACAGGTGACTTTTCTCCTGAGCTCAGTCCACCTCACAGCCCCCAGCACAGGAGCACAGCACGGGGCCACTTCAG TCCACCCGAAGTACAGCCTGTATTCTCCAGCTCAGAGACTTCCCCGCAGCCGGAGAAGATAAACCTTGAAGATCTAATGGGAGAATTGCAAGGTTTTCCAGACTATGAACAGTCATGTCATG AGCCCGGCCACATTCCAGAGCTTCTCCTGGACACTGCTGTCCCTCTCTCTGAGGAGGCCCCTGAAAGGTCCACCACCACCCCCCAGCCCCAGGACCTCCCAGAAGACCCAACACACTTGCACAGCCAGCCTG AAGTTCAAGAGACTTCAGGTGAATCTGTCAAGGagcaagaggaagaagaggagcaaAGGTGGGAAAGAGAgcgaaaagaaaaacaagaacaaaggcAGAGAGAGCTAGAAGAAGCCAAAGAGCGAGAGCGACAGGAACTGGAATGTTTGGAGAAGGAGATG CTTTTGGAAGAGGTGGTGCAACcggaaaaggaagaagaaacaGATATTAAGAAAGGCGAAGATAATGAGCACAGCAGGGAAGAGCTACAAGTAGAAAATCCACTGGAGAAATACATGAAGATGGTACTGGAAGCAAGAGAGAAGCAGCATGAGCAG ATGCCTGTAATAGAGGAAGGAGGACAGATGAGCCCGGACGTCAAGAGTTTATTTGAAGAAAAAGATGAAAG CATCGCAGCATACTCACTGAAGGATGAAGAAGATGAGTTCTGGTGA
- the ofd1 gene encoding oral-facial-digital syndrome 1 protein homolog isoform X1: MSSSKEDTLSPEELRKRLYQTFKNIGVLDTLKVQLRNQLIQELKYPHSKGHNPAPRPLQGTSETFLLSACNSMVADHLRSSGYEYTLSVFCPESGLSKDKILKKEDLLQVLKFNPSSTFVTSMLNKENSDKGLLFSLLTDLTHHSTHDLRHDVDTQTTNSTNYGESIVDKMKMIDKQYESFSLGEAKMFPLQSKLTAYKQEIDAQKEAEMNTKLKHFKEVEIAKMRMEEKSKFIKEFETLKQELERTYETKAKALMEREKNAIERLQRQQEIEEKNVYMQRQSLLKEIETLRSRENELRMRMEAFEKSCQIHTEKVRATEELLRRRDLAVKMIEDTYDQKLKNELARCQLELKEEFLTRTEKLTENENRHKVETVRIQKESDLIDARLQEHNRTCAELKRLRVELETAQQQISLLTQQKELLKERLESTSDYPGLKREKAELLGQLQLLKKQLQESQEENQRLRAEMIKPSKEELALQTELRRLQNAQTLDKEEFENQKQVLQTQLQSEVERCAELKAQLAECETRSVWMTKHLEELKMQLRQTQQALENEVLRNPKPSLVDRSVLELITDKLVPPNIYVDTSVLRPRVSYHDVCEAGGPSQGHKSPWRDSPNSDVELVAEAKARIQELQKEAESLEEAYREYQQRAVHSTISHRPFSPPYSSHYPSFPSRKKDCQPSHDYLTHRPKTLLKQLTPQCVQSPSLVSHDTGNIMPPLEVRDQPQAPFVSDHSQNGLSKPVLLRDGQSPDESSVSSKQLSSRGRLQKENAEAVSPTAFSQPPPPDTRLFHASVVTVTTTGDFSPELSPPHSPQHRSTARGHFSPPEVQPVFSSSETSPQPEKINLEDLMGELQGFPDYEQSCHEPGHIPELLLDTAVPLSEEAPERSTTTPQPQDLPEDPTHLHSQPEVQETSGESVKEQEEEEEQRWERERKEKQEQRQRELEEAKERERQELECLEKEMLLEEVVQPEKEEETDIKKGEDNEHSREELQVENPLEKYMKMVLEAREKQHEQMPVIEEGGQMSPDVKSLFEEKDESIAAYSLKDEEDEFW, from the exons ATTCTCAAGAAAGAAGACCTTCTTCAGGTTCTTAAATTTAATCCTTCATCAACCTTTGTTACatctatg ctaaataaagaaaacagtgaTAAAG GGCTCCTGTTCAGCCTTTTAACCGACCTGACACACCATTCAACACACGACCTCCGTCATGACGTAGATACTCAGACAACCAACTCGACAAATTACGGAGAGTCCATTG ttgacaaaatgaaaatgattgACAAGCAATACGAGAGCTTCAGTTTAGGTGAAGCCAAAATGTTCCCACTCCAGTCAAAGCTGACTGCATATAAACAAGAGATTGATGCGCAGAAGGAAGCAGAAATGAACACAAAG CTGAAACATTTCAAAGAAGTTGAAATTGCAAAGATGAGGATGGAGGAAAAATCCAAGTTTATTAAGGAATTTGAAACGCTGAAGCAAGAACTGGAGAGGACTTATGAAACGAAGGCGAAGGCGCTGATGGAGCGAGAGAAAAATGCCATCGAGAGGTTGCAAAGACAGCAAGAG attgaagaaaaaaatgtctaCATGCAGAGACAATCCCTGCTGAAAGAAATCGAAACACTGCGCAGCAGAGAAAACGAGCTAAGGATGAGGATGGAGGCTTTTGAaaa GTCTTGTCAAATTCACACAGAGAAGGTGAGGGCTACTGAAGAGTTGTTGAGGAGAAGAGATCTGGCTGTAAAGATGATTGAGGACACATACGACCAGAAGTTGAAAAATGAGCTCGCCAG GTGCCAGCTTGAGCTGAAGGAGGAATTTCTTACAAGAACAGAGAAACTCACAGAAAATGAGAACAGACACAAAG tAGAAACAGTTCGAATCCAAAAGGAGTCGGATTTGATTGATGCCAGGCTACAGGAGCACAACAGAACATGCGCAGAGCTGAAGCGACTGCGG GTTGAGCTAGAGACCGCACAGCAGCAGATATCTCTGCTGACTCAACAGAAGGAGCTATTAAAGGAACGACTCGAGAGCACAAGCGACTATCCCGGCTTGAAAAGGGAGAAAGCAGAGCTGCTGggacagctgcagctgctgaagaAACAGCTGCAGGAATCACAAGAAGAGAACCAGCGGCTCCGTGCAG AAATGATCAAACCATCTAAAGAAGAACTGGCCTTGCAGACGGAGCTTCGCCGACTGCAGAACGCTCAAACACTAGACAAGGAGGAGTTTGAAAACCAGAAACAGGTTCTGCAAACGCAGCTTCAGAGTGAG GTGGAACGATGCGCCGAGCTTAAAGCTCAACTGGCAGAGTGTGAGACGAGGTCAGTGTGGATGACGAAACATCTTGAGGAGTTAAAGATGCAGCTCCGCCAAACACAGCAAG CGCTGGAAAATGAAGTGCTGCGTAACCCCAAGCCCTCTCTTGTTGATCGCTCTGTTCTGGAGCTCATCACTGACAAGCTGGTTCCACCCAACATCTATGTGGACACATCTGTGCTAAGGCCCAGGGTGAGTTACCATGATGTTTGTGAAGCAGGTGGGCCGTCGCAAGGACACAAGTCTCCTTGGAGGGATTCTCCAAACTCTGACGTGGAGCTTGTGGCAGAAGCCAAGGCTCGAATCCAGGAGCTGCAGAAGGAGGCCGAAAGCTTAGAGGAAGCTTACAGGGAATACCAGCAGAGGGCAGTGCACTCCACCATCTCACACAGGCCTTTCTCCCCACCCTATTCTTCACATTACCCCAGCTTCCCTTCGAGGAAAAAAGACTGTCAGCCTTCACACGACTATTTAACCCACAGGCCAAAGACTTTACTCAAACAGCTCACTCCTCAATGTGTCCAATCCCCCTCTTTGGTATCCCACGACACCGGAAACATCATGCCACCTTTAGAAGTCCGTGATCAGCCCCAGGCCCCATTTGTCTCTGACCACAGTCAGAATGGTTTGTCTAAACCTGTACTTCTAAGAGATGGACAAAGTCCTGATGAAAGCTCTGTTTCATCCAAACAATTGTCTTCCAGAGGGCGACTTCAGAAGGAGAATGCAGAAG CTGTGTCTCCAACGGCGTTCTCCCAGCCGCCGCCACCCGACACACGGCTCTTTCATGCCTCTGTCGTCACTGTCACAACCACAGGTGACTTTTCTCCTGAGCTCAGTCCACCTCACAGCCCCCAGCACAGGAGCACAGCACGGGGCCACTTCAG TCCACCCGAAGTACAGCCTGTATTCTCCAGCTCAGAGACTTCCCCGCAGCCGGAGAAGATAAACCTTGAAGATCTAATGGGAGAATTGCAAGGTTTTCCAGACTATGAACAGTCATGTCATG AGCCCGGCCACATTCCAGAGCTTCTCCTGGACACTGCTGTCCCTCTCTCTGAGGAGGCCCCTGAAAGGTCCACCACCACCCCCCAGCCCCAGGACCTCCCAGAAGACCCAACACACTTGCACAGCCAGCCTG AAGTTCAAGAGACTTCAGGTGAATCTGTCAAGGagcaagaggaagaagaggagcaaAGGTGGGAAAGAGAgcgaaaagaaaaacaagaacaaaggcAGAGAGAGCTAGAAGAAGCCAAAGAGCGAGAGCGACAGGAACTGGAATGTTTGGAGAAGGAGATG CTTTTGGAAGAGGTGGTGCAACcggaaaaggaagaagaaacaGATATTAAGAAAGGCGAAGATAATGAGCACAGCAGGGAAGAGCTACAAGTAGAAAATCCACTGGAGAAATACATGAAGATGGTACTGGAAGCAAGAGAGAAGCAGCATGAGCAG ATGCCTGTAATAGAGGAAGGAGGACAGATGAGCCCGGACGTCAAGAGTTTATTTGAAGAAAAAGATGAAAG CATCGCAGCATACTCACTGAAGGATGAAGAAGATGAGTTCTGGTGA
- the ofd1 gene encoding oral-facial-digital syndrome 1 protein homolog isoform X2, whose protein sequence is MSSSKEDTLSPEELRKRLYQTFKNIGVLDTLKVQLRNQLIQELKYPHSKGHNPAPRPLQGTSETFLLSACNSMVADHLRSSGYEYTLSVFCPESGLSKDKILKKEDLLQVLKFNPSSTFVTSMLNKENSDKGLLFSLLTDLTHHSTHDLRHDVDTQTTNSTNYGESIVDKMKMIDKQYESFSLGEAKMFPLQSKLTAYKQEIDAQKEAEMNTKLKHFKEVEIAKMRMEEKSKFIKEFETLKQELERTYETKAKALMEREKNAIERLQRQQEIEEKNVYMQRQSLLKEIETLRSRENELRMRMEAFEKSCQIHTEKVRATEELLRRRDLAVKMIEDTYDQKLKNELARCQLELKEEFLTRTEKLTENENRHKVETVRIQKESDLIDARLQEHNRTCAELKRLRVELETAQQQISLLTQQKELLKERLESTSDYPGLKREKAELLGQLQLLKKQLQESQEENQRLRAEMIKPSKEELALQTELRRLQNAQTLDKEEFENQKQVLQTQLQSEVERCAELKAQLAECETRSVWMTKHLEELKMQLRQTQQALENEVLRNPKPSLVDRSVLELITDKLVPPNIYVDTSVLRPRVSYHDVCEAGGPSQGHKSPWRDSPNSDVELVAEAKARIQELQKEAESLEEAYREYQQRAVHSTISHRPFSPPYSSHYPSFPSRKKDCQPSHDYLTHRPKTLLKQLTPQCVQSPSLVSHDTGNIMPPLEVRDQPQAPFVSDHSQNGLSKPVLLRDGQSPDESSVSSKQLSSRGRLQKENAEAVSPTAFSQPPPPDTRLFHASVVTVTTTGDFSPELSPPHSPQHRSTARGHFSPPEVQPVFSSSETSPQPEKINLEDLMGELQEPGHIPELLLDTAVPLSEEAPERSTTTPQPQDLPEDPTHLHSQPEVQETSGESVKEQEEEEEQRWERERKEKQEQRQRELEEAKERERQELECLEKEMLLEEVVQPEKEEETDIKKGEDNEHSREELQVENPLEKYMKMVLEAREKQHEQMPVIEEGGQMSPDVKSLFEEKDESIAAYSLKDEEDEFW, encoded by the exons ATTCTCAAGAAAGAAGACCTTCTTCAGGTTCTTAAATTTAATCCTTCATCAACCTTTGTTACatctatg ctaaataaagaaaacagtgaTAAAG GGCTCCTGTTCAGCCTTTTAACCGACCTGACACACCATTCAACACACGACCTCCGTCATGACGTAGATACTCAGACAACCAACTCGACAAATTACGGAGAGTCCATTG ttgacaaaatgaaaatgattgACAAGCAATACGAGAGCTTCAGTTTAGGTGAAGCCAAAATGTTCCCACTCCAGTCAAAGCTGACTGCATATAAACAAGAGATTGATGCGCAGAAGGAAGCAGAAATGAACACAAAG CTGAAACATTTCAAAGAAGTTGAAATTGCAAAGATGAGGATGGAGGAAAAATCCAAGTTTATTAAGGAATTTGAAACGCTGAAGCAAGAACTGGAGAGGACTTATGAAACGAAGGCGAAGGCGCTGATGGAGCGAGAGAAAAATGCCATCGAGAGGTTGCAAAGACAGCAAGAG attgaagaaaaaaatgtctaCATGCAGAGACAATCCCTGCTGAAAGAAATCGAAACACTGCGCAGCAGAGAAAACGAGCTAAGGATGAGGATGGAGGCTTTTGAaaa GTCTTGTCAAATTCACACAGAGAAGGTGAGGGCTACTGAAGAGTTGTTGAGGAGAAGAGATCTGGCTGTAAAGATGATTGAGGACACATACGACCAGAAGTTGAAAAATGAGCTCGCCAG GTGCCAGCTTGAGCTGAAGGAGGAATTTCTTACAAGAACAGAGAAACTCACAGAAAATGAGAACAGACACAAAG tAGAAACAGTTCGAATCCAAAAGGAGTCGGATTTGATTGATGCCAGGCTACAGGAGCACAACAGAACATGCGCAGAGCTGAAGCGACTGCGG GTTGAGCTAGAGACCGCACAGCAGCAGATATCTCTGCTGACTCAACAGAAGGAGCTATTAAAGGAACGACTCGAGAGCACAAGCGACTATCCCGGCTTGAAAAGGGAGAAAGCAGAGCTGCTGggacagctgcagctgctgaagaAACAGCTGCAGGAATCACAAGAAGAGAACCAGCGGCTCCGTGCAG AAATGATCAAACCATCTAAAGAAGAACTGGCCTTGCAGACGGAGCTTCGCCGACTGCAGAACGCTCAAACACTAGACAAGGAGGAGTTTGAAAACCAGAAACAGGTTCTGCAAACGCAGCTTCAGAGTGAG GTGGAACGATGCGCCGAGCTTAAAGCTCAACTGGCAGAGTGTGAGACGAGGTCAGTGTGGATGACGAAACATCTTGAGGAGTTAAAGATGCAGCTCCGCCAAACACAGCAAG CGCTGGAAAATGAAGTGCTGCGTAACCCCAAGCCCTCTCTTGTTGATCGCTCTGTTCTGGAGCTCATCACTGACAAGCTGGTTCCACCCAACATCTATGTGGACACATCTGTGCTAAGGCCCAGGGTGAGTTACCATGATGTTTGTGAAGCAGGTGGGCCGTCGCAAGGACACAAGTCTCCTTGGAGGGATTCTCCAAACTCTGACGTGGAGCTTGTGGCAGAAGCCAAGGCTCGAATCCAGGAGCTGCAGAAGGAGGCCGAAAGCTTAGAGGAAGCTTACAGGGAATACCAGCAGAGGGCAGTGCACTCCACCATCTCACACAGGCCTTTCTCCCCACCCTATTCTTCACATTACCCCAGCTTCCCTTCGAGGAAAAAAGACTGTCAGCCTTCACACGACTATTTAACCCACAGGCCAAAGACTTTACTCAAACAGCTCACTCCTCAATGTGTCCAATCCCCCTCTTTGGTATCCCACGACACCGGAAACATCATGCCACCTTTAGAAGTCCGTGATCAGCCCCAGGCCCCATTTGTCTCTGACCACAGTCAGAATGGTTTGTCTAAACCTGTACTTCTAAGAGATGGACAAAGTCCTGATGAAAGCTCTGTTTCATCCAAACAATTGTCTTCCAGAGGGCGACTTCAGAAGGAGAATGCAGAAG CTGTGTCTCCAACGGCGTTCTCCCAGCCGCCGCCACCCGACACACGGCTCTTTCATGCCTCTGTCGTCACTGTCACAACCACAGGTGACTTTTCTCCTGAGCTCAGTCCACCTCACAGCCCCCAGCACAGGAGCACAGCACGGGGCCACTTCAG TCCACCCGAAGTACAGCCTGTATTCTCCAGCTCAGAGACTTCCCCGCAGCCGGAGAAGATAAACCTTGAAGATCTAATGGGAGAATTGCAAG AGCCCGGCCACATTCCAGAGCTTCTCCTGGACACTGCTGTCCCTCTCTCTGAGGAGGCCCCTGAAAGGTCCACCACCACCCCCCAGCCCCAGGACCTCCCAGAAGACCCAACACACTTGCACAGCCAGCCTG AAGTTCAAGAGACTTCAGGTGAATCTGTCAAGGagcaagaggaagaagaggagcaaAGGTGGGAAAGAGAgcgaaaagaaaaacaagaacaaaggcAGAGAGAGCTAGAAGAAGCCAAAGAGCGAGAGCGACAGGAACTGGAATGTTTGGAGAAGGAGATG CTTTTGGAAGAGGTGGTGCAACcggaaaaggaagaagaaacaGATATTAAGAAAGGCGAAGATAATGAGCACAGCAGGGAAGAGCTACAAGTAGAAAATCCACTGGAGAAATACATGAAGATGGTACTGGAAGCAAGAGAGAAGCAGCATGAGCAG ATGCCTGTAATAGAGGAAGGAGGACAGATGAGCCCGGACGTCAAGAGTTTATTTGAAGAAAAAGATGAAAG CATCGCAGCATACTCACTGAAGGATGAAGAAGATGAGTTCTGGTGA